A stretch of Cloacibacillus sp. DNA encodes these proteins:
- a CDS encoding type II toxin-antitoxin system prevent-host-death family antitoxin: MFIKPSTALRNEYNEIAELCKKEDSPVFLTKNGEGDLVVMSVEHYTRREMMLDLREKLLRSEAERLAGCRSYSVDEVSTRLKELIDE; encoded by the coding sequence ATGTTTATAAAACCTTCGACCGCACTGCGCAATGAATATAACGAAATCGCCGAGCTATGCAAAAAAGAAGATTCCCCCGTTTTTCTAACAAAGAACGGCGAAGGCGACCTCGTGGTGATGAGCGTTGAACACTACACCAGACGCGAGATGATGCTTGACCTGCGCGAAAAACTGCTGCGCAGTGAGGCGGAGCGGCTCGCAGGCTGCCGGAGCTATTCCGTCGACGAGGTGAGCACACGGCTTAAA